One genomic region from Skermania piniformis encodes:
- a CDS encoding WhiB family transcriptional regulator, which translates to MFTTTAPTTRLDVEQAEARIAWVSKARCREVDPDQLFVRGAAQRKAATICRHCPVLMQCGADALDNRVEFGVWGGMTERQRRALLKQHPEVESWAAFFATQRQQQPLN; encoded by the coding sequence ATGTTTACGACCACCGCTCCCACCACCCGATTGGACGTCGAGCAAGCAGAAGCCCGGATTGCCTGGGTCTCGAAGGCACGGTGTCGCGAAGTAGATCCTGACCAGCTGTTCGTCCGCGGCGCCGCGCAGCGCAAGGCCGCAACCATCTGTCGGCATTGTCCGGTTCTCATGCAGTGCGGCGCCGATGCGCTGGACAACCGGGTCGAGTTCGGCGTCTGGGGCGGCATGACGGAGCGGCAGCGGCGTGCGTTGCTCAAGCAACATCCGGAGGTGGAGTCGTGGGCGGCATTCTTCGCCACCCAACGGCAACAGCAGCCGCTGAATTGA